DNA from Bacteroides zoogleoformans:
GGGCGCCATTGCACGCACCATGGCAAACATCAATAACGGAGGTAAATCGCCCGTTGCCGGCATGGTGCATGCCGTAGTGTTGCTGCTTATCCTGCTGTTCCTCATGCCGTTGGCACAATATATCCCGATGGCTTGCCTGGCAGGTGTATTGGTCATCGTGTCCTACAACATGAGCGGCTGGCGCACTTTCAAGGCATTGATGAAGAGCCCCAAGTCGGACATCACCGTGCTGCTGATAACCTTTTTCCTGACGGTTATCTTCGACCTGACGATTGCCATCGAGATAGGGCTGGTTATTGCCTGCGTGCTCTTCATGCGCCGTGTGATGGAAACTACCGAGATATCCGTTATAAAAGATGAGATCGACCCGAACGCGGAATCGGACATCAGTACTCACGAAGAACATCTGATTATCCCCGAAGGTGTGGAAGTGTACGAGATAAACGGCCCTTACTTTTTCGGCATCGCCACCAAGTTCGAAGAGACGATGGCACAGTTGGGCGACCGTCCCAAAGTGCGCATCATCCGTATGCGCAAAGTTCCTTTTATCGACTCTACAGGTGTGCATAACCTGACAAGCCTCTGCCGGATGTCTCAGAAAGAGAAGATAACGATTATTCTGTCCGGCGTCAACGGGAAAGTGCACAAGGTGCTTGAAAAGTCCGGTTTCTACGAACTGCTGGGCGAAGAGAATATCTGTCCGAATATCAATGTGGCGCTGGAAAGAGCGGAAGAGAAATTAAATAGCGATTAGTTATTAGCAACCAACTGACGTTAATCGCTCATCCCTCATCGCAAAATACTAATCCACGTGGCCCGAAAGAAGAAAAAGAAACAATCCAAAAGCATCTACTGCCTCATCGCTTTTATATGTGCGGTCTGTCTGCTCTATGAGCCTGTTGCCGGACTGATTGCAGAGAGAGAACAGAAAGAAAAGGAACTTCCTGTTTCCAAGACGGAAGAGCCTGCAAAGAAGAAAGCATTTGCTTCAACCGATACGGGGGCGGCACTCCCATCCGAACCCCGCCTTGAGATACCGGGCAAAATGGCACATGCCGACGAGCTGATTCTGTACCGGAGGGGATATGCCGTGTCCTACAACAGAGACTTGAAGATTCCCAATTGGGTGGCTTGGGAACTTACTCCGGCAAAACTGATAGAACGCGAAAGCCGCAGCAGCAAGTTCCTGCCCGACCCCGACCTGCCTGCCGACGAGGCGGTGACGACCGACGACTACAAAGGCGCCGGACTGGATCGCGGACACATGTGTCCTGCCGGCGACAATCGTTGGCATTGGCGAGCCATGCAGGAAAGTTTCTACATGACCAATATCTGCCCGCAAGACCATAACCTGAACCGAGGTGACTGGAAGGAACTGGAAGAGGCTTGTCGTCGTTGGGCACAGGAGGAGGGCAGGATATACATTGTCTGTGGGCCTGTCCTTTATAAAAAAAAGCACCGCACCATAGGGAAGCG
Protein-coding regions in this window:
- a CDS encoding DNA/RNA non-specific endonuclease, with product MARKKKKKQSKSIYCLIAFICAVCLLYEPVAGLIAEREQKEKELPVSKTEEPAKKKAFASTDTGAALPSEPRLEIPGKMAHADELILYRRGYAVSYNRDLKIPNWVAWELTPAKLIERESRSSKFLPDPDLPADEAVTTDDYKGAGLDRGHMCPAGDNRWHWRAMQESFYMTNICPQDHNLNRGDWKELEEACRRWAQEEGRIYIVCGPVLYKKKHRTIGKRHLITVPEAFFKVILCIESNPPKAIGFIYKNTSGNRPMDSYVNTIDQVERITGIDFFPALPDKMEKEVEATYDLKLWKMN